A region from the Geobacillus vulcani PSS1 genome encodes:
- a CDS encoding ABC transporter substrate-binding protein: protein MKQAIKRFAIPIVFGVLALSGCGGEEKAATNGAKENGKQKTFTIGVTQIIQHPSLDAAFNGFKKALEDGGFKEGKNVRYHIQNAQGDMNNSQTIANNFVSDGVDLIFANSTPSAQSALNATKDIPIVFTSVTDPVGAGLVPSMDKAGENITGTTDSHPDAIRKTIQFIDEQTDAKTVGLIYNAGEQNSVAQIEKVKEAAKHTDLKLVEASVSTTAEVKQAAESLVGKADVFYIVTDNTVVSAIESVVSVANEKKIPVFTGELDSLKRGCFAAYGFDYYDIGYQAGQMAVAILKGEAKPSEIKPEYPKKLKLVINKQAAEKQGIKLKPEWDQMAEYIE, encoded by the coding sequence ATGAAACAAGCGATCAAACGCTTCGCGATACCGATCGTTTTCGGAGTTTTGGCGCTCTCAGGGTGTGGGGGAGAAGAGAAGGCTGCGACGAACGGTGCGAAAGAAAATGGAAAGCAGAAAACGTTTACGATTGGCGTCACCCAAATCATTCAACATCCGTCGTTGGACGCCGCCTTCAATGGATTTAAAAAGGCGCTTGAAGACGGGGGATTTAAAGAGGGAAAAAATGTTCGGTACCATATTCAAAATGCCCAAGGCGACATGAACAACAGCCAAACGATCGCGAATAACTTTGTATCGGACGGAGTTGACCTCATTTTTGCCAACTCGACTCCGAGCGCGCAAAGTGCGCTCAATGCCACGAAAGACATTCCAATTGTGTTTACATCTGTGACGGATCCGGTCGGCGCCGGTTTAGTTCCATCAATGGACAAGGCAGGGGAAAACATCACGGGAACAACGGACAGCCATCCCGATGCGATTCGCAAAACGATTCAATTCATCGATGAGCAAACGGATGCGAAAACCGTTGGGCTTATTTATAACGCGGGCGAACAAAACTCAGTGGCGCAAATTGAAAAAGTGAAGGAAGCGGCGAAACATACGGATTTGAAGTTGGTGGAAGCCTCCGTTTCGACCACAGCCGAGGTGAAACAGGCGGCAGAGTCGTTAGTTGGCAAGGCAGATGTGTTTTACATCGTGACGGACAACACCGTTGTATCTGCCATTGAATCGGTTGTCAGCGTTGCCAACGAGAAAAAAATCCCTGTTTTTACGGGAGAGCTCGATTCATTAAAACGAGGCTGCTTTGCGGCGTATGGGTTTGATTACTACGATATCGGCTATCAAGCGGGGCAAATGGCAGTCGCCATTTTAAAAGGAGAAGCCAAACCATCAGAGATCAAACCAGAATATCCGAAAAAATTAAAATTGGTGATCAATAAACAAGCAGCGGAAAAACAAGGAATCAAACTGAAGCCTGAATGGGATCAAATGGCAGAATACATCGAATGA
- a CDS encoding ABC transporter permease — translation MLTAMTGAVESGLIYAIMALGVYLSFRILDFPDLTVDGSFVTGAAVAATLIVNGANPFMATCLALFVGFAAGCMTGLLHTAGKVNPLLSGILMMIALYSINLRIMGRSNVPLLNQKTVFTTIQEWGTTFGLDSAAAKTWGILLSMTLLALLFKWFTDWFLQTEMGLAIRATGDNPRMIRSLSANTNLLIVFGLGLSNAMVAFSGALVAQYGAFADVGMGIGMIIIGLASVIIGEAVFGTKTIARATLAVIGGAIMYRIVVSLALRVQFLETGDVKLITACIVILALVVPQMARQQKEKKRKEEKRRNRAQVTAVAATGKGEADVAVKRDL, via the coding sequence TTGTTGACGGCAATGACAGGAGCGGTGGAATCAGGACTGATTTATGCCATCATGGCATTAGGCGTCTATTTATCGTTTCGTATTTTAGATTTTCCGGATTTAACGGTGGACGGCAGCTTTGTGACCGGGGCTGCGGTGGCGGCGACGTTGATCGTCAATGGGGCCAATCCATTTATGGCGACGTGTCTGGCGCTTTTCGTTGGATTCGCTGCAGGGTGTATGACCGGGCTTCTTCATACGGCGGGGAAGGTCAATCCGCTTTTGTCGGGCATTTTAATGATGATCGCGCTGTACTCGATCAATCTTCGTATCATGGGACGTTCGAATGTACCTCTTTTAAATCAAAAGACCGTCTTTACAACCATTCAAGAATGGGGGACAACGTTCGGACTTGACTCGGCCGCAGCGAAAACATGGGGAATTCTCCTGTCGATGACGTTGCTTGCTCTTTTGTTTAAATGGTTCACAGACTGGTTTTTGCAGACGGAAATGGGGCTTGCGATTCGGGCGACGGGCGATAATCCGCGCATGATTCGCAGTCTGTCGGCGAACACCAACTTGCTCATTGTCTTCGGGTTGGGCCTTTCCAATGCCATGGTCGCGTTCTCGGGGGCGCTGGTTGCCCAGTACGGCGCGTTTGCCGATGTCGGGATGGGAATTGGCATGATCATTATCGGTCTGGCTTCTGTGATTATCGGCGAAGCGGTATTTGGAACGAAAACGATCGCGCGAGCCACGCTGGCCGTGATCGGTGGAGCGATCATGTACCGCATTGTCGTGAGTCTCGCTTTGCGCGTCCAATTTCTCGAGACAGGGGATGTGAAGCTCATTACGGCATGCATTGTCATTTTGGCGCTCGTTGTTCCGCAAATGGCTCGTCAACAAAAAGAGAAAAAACGCAAAGAAGAAAAAAGACGGAATCGGGCGCAGGTGACGGCCGTGGCCGCAACAGGAAAGGGTGAGGCGGATGTTGCAGTTAAAAGGGATTTATAA
- a CDS encoding ABC transporter ATP-binding protein, with protein sequence MLQLKGIYKVFHEGTPDEKIALQNIHLTLRKGDFVTVIGSNGAGKSTLMNVISGVLFPDEGTIWIDGQDVTMMPEYVRSRYIGRVFQDPMAGTAPNMTIEENLAMAYTRNQKRTLRRGVTKKRRDEFRELLSTLHLGLENRLQAKVGLLSGGERQALSLLMATFTEPAILLLDEHTAALDPARAELITNLTKEIVERYRLTTLMITHHMQQAIDLGNRLIMMDKGQIILEVDENEKKRLTVEKLLAEFQRIRGEQLVSDRAVLS encoded by the coding sequence ATGTTGCAGTTAAAAGGGATTTATAAAGTGTTTCACGAGGGAACGCCTGATGAAAAGATCGCGCTCCAAAACATTCATTTAACGCTTCGAAAAGGCGATTTTGTCACTGTGATCGGCAGCAACGGAGCAGGCAAATCGACCTTGATGAATGTGATTTCAGGAGTATTGTTTCCTGATGAAGGAACGATTTGGATTGACGGTCAAGATGTCACCATGATGCCGGAATACGTCCGCTCCCGCTATATCGGGAGAGTGTTTCAAGATCCGATGGCCGGAACAGCGCCAAACATGACGATTGAGGAGAATTTGGCGATGGCGTATACACGCAATCAAAAGCGCACGCTCCGCCGCGGAGTGACGAAAAAACGGCGCGATGAGTTTCGCGAGTTACTCTCCACCCTTCATCTCGGTTTAGAAAACCGTCTTCAGGCGAAAGTCGGCTTGCTCTCGGGCGGAGAGCGGCAGGCGTTGTCTTTGCTGATGGCGACGTTCACCGAACCTGCCATTTTGCTGCTCGATGAACATACAGCGGCCCTCGATCCGGCTAGGGCGGAGTTGATCACCAACTTAACAAAAGAGATTGTGGAGCGATATCGATTGACGACCTTGATGATCACCCATCATATGCAGCAAGCCATCGATTTAGGGAACCGTCTCATCATGATGGATAAAGGGCAGATCATTTTGGAAGTGGATGAGAATGAAAAGAAACGCTTAACGGTAGAAAAGTTGCTCGCGGAATTCCAACGCATTCGCGGGGAACAGCTCGTGAGCGATCGTGCGGTATTGAGCTGA
- the pdhA gene encoding pyruvate dehydrogenase (acetyl-transferring) E1 component subunit alpha: MELDFPMVQVLNEEGAIVQPEYREQITKELTMSMYRHLIRTRMVDRKCVSLQRQGRIGTYVPYEGQEACQVGSALALNDGDWMFPTYRDHGAMMTFGRSLTQTLLYWKGRTEGCVPPEGKKIVPPSVPIATQLPHAAGAACAEKWKGTKNAVIVYFGDGATSEGDFHEGLNFASVFHAPVVFFNQNNQYAISVPITRQMKTKTIAQKALAYDIPGLRIDGNDVFAVYFKTTEALERARNGGGPTLIEAVTWRYGAHTTSDDPSRYRDQEESKKRRETTDPIKRVERFMQREGWWDEEWVNQVQEEVNAEIEQAVVEMERYPKANVSDMFDFVFAQPTWTIAEQKEAYLQWKRGMER; encoded by the coding sequence ATGGAACTCGATTTTCCGATGGTGCAAGTATTGAATGAAGAAGGAGCGATCGTGCAGCCTGAATATCGTGAACAAATCACGAAAGAATTGACGATGTCGATGTATCGCCATCTGATTCGCACGAGAATGGTTGACCGAAAATGTGTCAGCCTGCAGCGGCAAGGGCGCATTGGGACGTACGTGCCGTACGAAGGGCAAGAGGCGTGTCAAGTCGGAAGCGCGCTTGCCCTCAACGACGGCGATTGGATGTTTCCGACTTACCGCGATCATGGAGCGATGATGACGTTCGGCCGTTCCTTAACGCAAACGCTTTTATACTGGAAAGGTCGGACGGAAGGATGTGTTCCACCTGAAGGGAAAAAAATCGTTCCGCCGAGCGTTCCCATTGCCACGCAACTCCCTCATGCAGCGGGGGCGGCGTGCGCTGAAAAATGGAAGGGGACGAAAAATGCGGTGATTGTGTACTTCGGTGATGGGGCGACATCGGAAGGAGACTTCCATGAGGGATTGAATTTCGCGAGCGTTTTCCACGCGCCTGTCGTCTTTTTCAACCAAAACAACCAATATGCGATTTCCGTTCCGATTACCCGTCAGATGAAGACAAAAACGATCGCGCAAAAAGCGTTGGCGTACGATATTCCCGGCCTTCGCATCGATGGAAATGACGTGTTTGCTGTGTATTTCAAAACAACTGAGGCGCTCGAGCGGGCGAGAAATGGAGGGGGGCCAACGTTAATCGAAGCGGTGACATGGCGTTATGGCGCCCATACGACGTCCGATGACCCGTCCAGATATCGCGATCAGGAGGAAAGCAAGAAACGGCGTGAAACAACCGATCCAATCAAGCGGGTCGAGCGCTTCATGCAGCGGGAAGGGTGGTGGGATGAAGAATGGGTGAATCAAGTGCAAGAGGAAGTGAACGCCGAAATCGAGCAGGCGGTTGTGGAAATGGAACGTTACCCAAAAGCGAATGTGTCGGACATGTTTGATTTTGTGTTCGCCCAACCGACATGGACGATTGCCGAGCAGAAAGAAGCGTATCTTCAGTGGAAACGGGGGATGGAAAGATGA
- a CDS encoding alpha-ketoacid dehydrogenase subunit beta, producing the protein MITKVGVKSLTIVQAVNDALRTMLKEREDVILLGEDIGKNGGVFRATEGLLEEFGEERVVDTPLSEAGFTGAAIGMALNGFRPVVEIQFLGFIYPAYEQIMTHAARMRARTRGHFTVPLVIRAPYGAGVRAPEIHSDSTEALFTHMPGIKVVCPASPYDAKGLLIAAIEDPDPVLFLEPMRSYRAFREDVPEGKYTIEIGKGKKRREGDDVTVIAWGAMVPVAMKAAEEAEKKGIYADVIDLRTLYPLDKDLIAESVQKTGRTVIVQEAHATGGLANDILAVINDTSFFYQKAPVERVTGFDVPVPFFAYEDDYLPTPARVLHAIEKVMNF; encoded by the coding sequence ATGATCACCAAAGTAGGCGTCAAATCGCTCACCATCGTGCAAGCGGTCAATGATGCGCTTCGCACCATGCTCAAAGAGCGTGAAGATGTCATTCTGCTTGGGGAAGACATCGGGAAAAATGGCGGTGTGTTTCGCGCGACCGAAGGATTGCTGGAGGAATTTGGCGAGGAGAGGGTGGTGGACACGCCGCTAAGTGAAGCCGGATTTACGGGTGCGGCGATTGGAATGGCGCTGAATGGATTTCGTCCTGTCGTCGAAATTCAGTTTTTAGGTTTTATCTATCCAGCCTATGAACAAATCATGACCCATGCGGCGCGCATGCGTGCGCGGACAAGAGGGCATTTTACCGTGCCCTTGGTCATTCGCGCCCCGTACGGAGCGGGCGTGCGAGCCCCGGAAATTCATTCGGACAGCACGGAAGCGCTGTTTACCCATATGCCGGGAATCAAGGTCGTCTGTCCCGCGTCGCCATATGACGCCAAAGGGCTGCTCATCGCCGCGATTGAAGACCCGGACCCTGTCCTCTTCTTAGAACCGATGCGCAGCTATCGCGCGTTTCGCGAAGACGTTCCGGAAGGAAAATATACGATTGAAATCGGCAAAGGAAAAAAACGGCGGGAAGGGGACGACGTGACCGTCATTGCGTGGGGGGCCATGGTGCCCGTTGCGATGAAGGCGGCGGAAGAAGCGGAGAAAAAAGGGATTTATGCCGATGTCATCGACTTGCGTACGCTTTATCCGCTTGACAAGGACCTCATCGCCGAGTCGGTGCAAAAGACAGGGAGAACCGTGATCGTTCAGGAAGCGCATGCAACGGGTGGATTGGCTAATGACATTCTTGCTGTCATCAACGATACTTCGTTTTTCTATCAAAAAGCGCCGGTCGAACGGGTGACGGGATTTGACGTTCCGGTGCCGTTTTTCGCTTATGAAGACGATTATTTGCCAACGCCAGCGCGCGTTTTGCATGCCATTGAAAAAGTGATGAACTTCTGA
- a CDS encoding gamma carbonic anhydrase family protein produces the protein MLYPYNGKRPNVHETAFIAPGAYLIGDVTVGPESTIWFNAVLRGDEGPITIGARTSIQDNTTCHLYEGSPLVVEDEVTVGHNVILHGCTIRRRSIIGMGSTILDGAEIGEECIIGANTLIPSGKKIPPRSLVIGSPGKVVRELTDKDLELIQLSIDTYVQKGKEYREQLANHRQ, from the coding sequence ATGCTATATCCGTATAACGGAAAACGTCCGAATGTTCATGAAACTGCATTCATCGCTCCGGGGGCCTATTTGATCGGAGACGTCACCGTCGGGCCGGAATCGACGATTTGGTTTAACGCCGTGTTGCGCGGCGATGAAGGGCCGATTACGATCGGCGCACGGACGAGCATTCAAGACAATACGACATGCCATTTGTACGAAGGATCGCCGCTCGTTGTGGAAGATGAAGTGACGGTCGGGCATAATGTGATCCTTCACGGCTGCACGATCCGCCGGCGCTCGATCATCGGCATGGGATCGACGATTTTGGATGGAGCCGAAATCGGCGAAGAATGCATCATCGGCGCCAACACATTGATTCCATCCGGCAAAAAGATTCCACCCCGCTCGCTCGTCATCGGCTCCCCCGGAAAAGTAGTGCGTGAGCTGACGGACAAAGACCTTGAGCTCATCCAGCTGTCGATTGATACATACGTTCAAAAAGGAAAAGAGTATCGCGAACAGCTGGCCAATCATCGGCAATAA